GCCAAGCCCTGGTTGCCAGTCCTGTACTCACTCACTGCCTACatcagcccatcagggagctccTTTCCCTGCCCGCTTAGGGCCATCAGGAAGAGAGCTcagcctgcagggccagctgCTGGCAGAGCCTGGATTGGAACCCAGCTGGCTCCAGAGCCTGTGTGAGGCTCTCCTGCACATCCCTCACACCTAAGCCCACCGCCAGGCCTGTCAAGAGGAGGGTCTGCTCACTGGAAGGAGCTGTCCCGCGTGACGGAGCCCTGAGGCCCCTTCTGGATGTCGATGTTGGACTCCAGCTGATTCTCATAGATGAGCTGCCTCCCAATCGCCTGTGGGAGGAGACAGCTGGCTGAGGACCTCAGGGGCATGACCAACACCGCCCACAGCTCCCCCTCCCCGGGGTCCCCGCTCTTACCTGGACTGTGGTACCACAGTGGGTGAGGGGGGCGTGGAAGACCACGAAAGTATTGGTCTTCTGGGCTGGGGGGCAGCGGCTGGGGGCATAGGCCAGGTGCATGTTGGCCAGGGTGACTGTGTGTGCCAGGGCCATTTCTCGGGACACGACCAAGGTAAAGGAACCATTTCGGAAACAttgcagagtagctgggacagagGCAGGCGGGGGACTTGGGTTAGCATGCGTGAAACAGGAGACACGGGGTGCAGGCTGCATGGCGGTCGTTATTTTGGCCTCAACCTGGGGATTTGGGACCTGAACTCTCTTGCCCTCCACTAAGGCCAGATTTGAGAAACCAACTTTCTCACCCATGGACCACCACCCACAAGCAGAGTCACAGGGACTTTTGTCATTTCCCCCCACAACTGAATGTTTTAGATGAGAAACTCAACAGATCTATTTTCAGTACCCCTGGATGGCTGGCAGAAGGTGTAGCCAGCCTGTCTAAAGGGCCCTCTGCCATCCACTCGGGGGATGTGAGGAGGGCATTGCACGGGAAGCTGAGCTTCAGCcagggaccagggctgggctccATGTGCCAGGTGGTACCTGTGTTGCCATAGTAGCAGGGCACCTCCTTGGTACTGTCATAACAACAGCCAACCTGCTCGCAGGCCTGCTTGGCGCTTCTGTTCACTGTGCAGGGGATGTGTCCAGAGGCCACTTGGCACTGTGCCTGGGGCAGATGGCTACCTAGGGTTAGGCACAGGCTGGTGAGAGAGGTGGCCCCTCAGGACCAGCCAAAGGCGCTGTGCTCTAGAAGGTGCCAGCCAGAGGGCCCCCACATACACAGATGCTCTGCGTACCTACGGCATCTGGCTGGTCCACTTGCCAGTGTTCCACTGGAACcagggtagtggaggtggagctCGGTCCCAAGGAGGGCTCAGCAgctgctggaagccagaagctgtgCTCCAGGTGCAGTGAGCTGGGGAAGGCATGATCCAAGGAGGGGCGGAAAGGAGTAGAAAATGGGGACATGGTGGGGGGCCAGGTGTGGTCCGGCTTGGGACAGATCAGAACAACTTCCCATGCGACCTCCACTCTGCCGTCGGGCAGCACAGCTTCTATGACCACCCTCAGGTGGGCACGCCCGTCCTGCAGGTGGGGAAGTGATCAGAGCAGCAGGGTGAGGCCAGCTGGCATCCCAGGTAGAGCTGTTCCGGGTTTATGGTGGGCCCCAGGGAGGACCTGTGCCCAGGACTTAGTGCCctcaccatccagctccctgggcgaTTGGGGCTCCAGCCCTGGAGGGTGCTTGCTCCAGCGCCCCCCCTACCTTCTCCAGCACGTGGCAGCCTTTGTAATCAGCTGAGAAGACCGCAGGTTCCTGGGGCTCGGAGCTGACCCAGTGGTAGCAGATGGAGCAGTTGTCTACCTTAAACCGGTTCCCAAATTCATCTGGGGGTAGAAGAagtgggagcagggctgctgaaGGGGCAAGTGAGGGCTGTGGCAGGTGGGCTGGAAGATGCAGAGGAGAAAGGGAGCACCCTGATGGGCATCGAGCATCCTTTCCTGTAATTGTGGTTTTCCATGATCTGTGGGCAGGTGTTTGAGGTCAGAGGGAGGACAAGGGGAGGTGGGAGTCCTGATGCACATACAAGGACGCACAGGAACAAGATGGCAGACACCCTGGGGTTTGTAGAAGGATCAGAGcctgggagccagcactgtggtgtagcacactGAGGctttgcctgtgacaccagcatctcctatgggtgctggtccaagtcctggctgctccacttccactccctgctaatatgcctgggaaatcagtgcttgggcccctgggtTTGGCTTGGTCCAGCGCAATcctgatggaaggaaggaaggcagacaggcagaaagagagaactgAGCCTATTCAGTTGAACTGGTtgctgcagtcacctggggtCACCTGTTAGGcattccctccctgccccctcccccattccACTGCCATGGTTAacccagagcagccaagacaccctCTAGGAGAACAAGTGCCTCACATTCCTGCTCAGAGCACATGGGGAGCTTAGGGGGTGGTCCCCCCCACAGTATAGATGAGAAAAGGAGTGAGGTCAGGTTGATTGCCCAAGATCTCGAAGCCTGGAAAGTACAGATTTAAACCCCCGATTCCAAACCCACATGCTCTGCTCGACACCAGGCCACAGCCACTTCCTGTTACTCAGGGAGTGGCCTGCGGGCCAGCAccgcagcatccactggtgcagtTCAAGTgcagagcctgccctgccccgGTCCTGCTGATTTGGCACCTGCACCTCAGGAGGTGGCCAGGTGAAGCCTGAGCACATGCACAGGGTAGAATTTTCAGGGCAAaaccagggaaactgaggcagcgaCTCTCCCTTACTCCATCATGTGGTGAGGGAATGGGGCCTGGACccacaggcaggagggagagCCCCTGCACTTCTTGCTGGCACTTGCTCCAGGGGTGCACAGGCTCCTGGGTTCCACAACACTCACCCATCACCTTGAAACGGATAGTCCGGCCTGGCCTCGGGGGTACCAGCAGTTGCATGCCCCGGCTCCCACAGTCGTAGCTGTGCTGgagagctgggaggctgggctcAGGGTGTGGCCGCTGACTCAGCCCCAGGGAGGTGACCACCAACAGTAGCAGGGCCACCCGGAGACCTGCGGCCATGGCGAAGGCTCCGGCTGGCTGATTCCACACAATCATCTCCACACAGCCTTGCCTGCCCCAGCATCCAGCCTGGTTAGGCCTTAAATGAGCGAGGCAGCAAGTGGGAGCCGCTTAGGAGAAAGGGGAGCCAGCTGGGGGCACACCCACCTGGCGGTCAGGGGCTGTGCTGAAACTCCTAGCTCAAAGGCAAGGGAAGGCACCCTCCCAGTAGGACTCTGTGGGGCTGCTTAGCCGCCCTGGGTACCTACCCTGGCCTTCTCCCTCGCAGCTGAGATGAGCAAGACTCCCAGGAAGAATGAGGCTGCAGGTGGATGTGACGCAGGAGGCCTTTCAGCCTGTTGGTCTGCTCCCTCCTTGCCCATGCAGCTTCTTCAGGCTGCCAGCCTGCCTTGGGCCTCAGGGCCCCCTGGAGCCGCAGGCTGGTGAGTTTATTCCTCCATCTTTCAGGCTTTCCAGGAAAGCTGAACCAATGCgacaggggtggggatggggtgacAGCTCACAGGGGTTTGGGGTGGTAGGTGAGGAAATGGGTCTAGCGCCACCCTGCCCAG
The sequence above is a segment of the Ochotona princeps isolate mOchPri1 chromosome 4, mOchPri1.hap1, whole genome shotgun sequence genome. Coding sequences within it:
- the ZP1 gene encoding zona pellucida sperm-binding protein 1, whose protein sequence is MAAGLRVALLLLVVTSLGLSQRPHPEPSLPALQHSYDCGSRGMQLLVPPRPGRTIRFKVMDEFGNRFKVDNCSICYHWVSSEPQEPAVFSADYKGCHVLEKDGRAHLRVVIEAVLPDGRVEVAWEVVLICPKPDHTWPPTMSPFSTPFRPSLDHAFPSSLHLEHSFWLPAAAEPSLGPSSTSTTLVPVEHWQVDQPDAVGSHLPQAQCQVASGHIPCTVNRSAKQACEQVGCCYDSTKEVPCYYGNTATLQCFRNGSFTLVVSREMALAHTVTLANMHLAYAPSRCPPAQKTNTFVVFHAPLTHCGTTVQAIGRQLIYENQLESNIDIQKGPQGSVTRDSSFQLHIRCIFNASDFLPIQADVFSPRLPAPVTQSGALRLELRIAKDETFSSFYEEGDYPLVRLLREPVHVEVRLLQRTDPRLVLLLHQCWATPGANPFQQPQWPLLKDGCPFKGDSYRTQVVALDRAALPFWSHYQRFTVATFTLLDSAAQRALRGQVYFFCSASACHPSGLETCSAVCRSGTARRRRSPVRPLDIVSSPGPVGFQDSARQEPTGSGSISSLKPLLWVALVPLAAALILGVGVFVGLKAPGRSQTQ